TTCTTGAGATACAATTGGACAGAAATGACAAATGCAGATCACTGCAAAACATGGCCGATAGATGTTTTCACATATCACAGAGCTCAAATTCTAGGCTACTGCCTAATCACCTGCTCATTTCTGGTTGTCCTTCCCCCTCCGCACCCTTTCTTCACTCTCTCAAACCAGCTCAGTCCCAGTTGGTTTGGCTTTCAGGAGCACTTTATATAGCTCTGTGTCAAAAGACCTTCACTTGAACTTATACAAACCCCCGATCCGCTGAAAGCCCGGGCATCCAGCTGTTCTCCTGTGGGGCAGACATCCCCAGCTGGAGGCACATGGCAACATAACGGCTCCTCACCTGAACTCAGACAAGGTGTCAACCCTGGAGCAGTCCATCCTGTGCAGCATTGCCAGGAGTTGGTCTCGATCCGGGTTGCAGAGGGTAGCTCAGAGAGGGAGAGGGGCAACTCATCACATGGGAAATGCAGGCTTCATGCTCCAAAGCTGCCTTAGCACGCCTCTCGGAGCCAGACAGCCTGCCACCTTCCTGAGATATAACAGCCCGGGGCCCTCGTACTAAGCCTGTCAGCATCACTCTGCTACACATGAGACTGCGTTGTGTGCATGTGGAAACACCTCTGTGCTCACACACGTAGGAGCTCCATGCATACCCACGCATCCCCATTTCACCCCCATGCATAGGTGCTCCAGCGTGGTATAGCTGAGGGGAATAAGCACAGGCTTGTGTACGTCTGAAGGGCACTGCGGAATGGACAGGAGgtaggaaatattttcttctggctGTGGTTCTTACCTAATCCCTCAGAACTGCCTCTGATGTTCAGGAACGTGCTTAGCACAAAAATTATCGGAATTCCTTAgaactaaaataaaatttattgaagaataaggaaatgcttgaagaaaaaaatgcattttctgaacaCGTATTAAGCATTAAATTTTACTGAACTTAGAAGGTAAGAGCTTTCAATGACAGATGCCCAGGACAAGAAATGTCTGCAAAACTGCTCACCATGATGAAGCAAGCAGCTTTGTTTGTTGACATGAGCATGCAAGAGGTAAAGTGACAAAGAGAACAAAACGGTCCCAGCTGTCAGGCCTACGGACAGCGTACTGCATCGGAAAGGTCATCAGCAAGCTGTAAATCCATGGCAGCATCTCAATACAACCTTGCCCTACTGAGGGCCTCACACAAGAGCCTACATTTTCAGGGCCAGCAGATCCGTTCAACAgcctcctgggtgctgctgggactCATCTGCTGCCATgcaccttctccctcccttcgCCTCTACCCctaaaaaagcctgaaaaataaaaaaatttcaaGCCAGGCTTTTGGTGCAACTGCGATAAGGAAGCATTTCAAACCCAACTGGAGATGTGTTCACTTAACACGTGAATGTCTCCTGCAGAACTCACACAAGTGTCTTGTGTGCAGGCAGGCCATGCTCCTGGGGGCCTTTAGCTGTGGGTGGCAGGTAGGGCCCTTTTCCATGGCTGGGAGGAGGCAACGTCCTCAGCTCGTCAGCATTTATGTGAAAAGACCCAGAGAACAGAGAGGCTTGAAGCAGCTCATGCAGTAGATCGGTGCCAGGAGCTTTTTCTGCCTGGACACCTACAGCAGAACGCAAATCACATCTGAATTGTTTGGTTGCATTTTAGCCCTGTGGTGGATGTAACAAACCCAGTGCAAGGTCACCCATCTCTGCTCCAAAAAAGTGCTTGTAAAATCACGGAGACTGGCTGCCCCGGGCTTCAACATACCTAACAGACTGGGAGGAGGGGCtcaagggggaagggggaggcagTGTGCCAGTCTGTACAACACATGCTTAAACCAAGGCCAATAATCCCCCACTTCCATAAGCAAAATGTTCACTTAAAACTTTTAAATagcctgattaaaaaaagaagaaaaaaatctgctgtgtGGCTCAGTAGTCATCAGCTGTAATTCTGTATACCAAGGCAGTTAAACCATGAAAAACCTTTCAAGATTTACCACAACCCCCACTTACACTTTGCCTTAAAACACTATCAGTCAAATTTCAGTCACCCCCTCGAAAAATACAGACCAATTCTGCTGAATTCCCTTCCATGCTCTTCATTTCATGGCAAAGTAACACAGGTACCATAATTCACTTCATAGCATTCTTTTCCTGCTAATGTTTTATTCAGATTGAGTTTCATTAATAAAGATGAAACTTTGGACTCATGATTGCTCCATGTTTACAAAACATCCAGGTTCCTTTACATCTTGGTTAAGCATGAACAATCACTGAACACACAATTTCCTAAAAAAATCCTGCATACCCAAATtgcatattttgaatttttaaaattcactaaACAAAATTTCACAAAGTGAATCCTAAAGTCTGTTTGCCAGGAAAGcacaagcagaaaaatggaaGCTGGgatcttccaaaggaaaaaaaaaaaaaaaaaaaaaaagaaaaaaaaggaaaaaaaccctggacCCCTACACACACACCCTTCCCattaaacaagcaaataaatacacattCATACAGAGTAAATTTGTTCTAAAAATGCAGGTGCATTATTAATTTCCCACAACAGTATTTAGCATAAGTTTTGGTTGCTCAAACAGTACAGAGTCACAGTAAGTTTCCTTGTTTTTTTGGTAGAACTGGGTTGTGATTGCCTATTAGACACCAGGGAACAAAAGCTACCCCAGGACGTGATGATTTTGATACAGAACTGGTGTACACGCGGTGTACACCTGGGATTTCCTTCAGGTTCAGATTTTGTCCTGGGAAAAACTACACAGacaagggtttaaaaaaaagttagatgcGTATACAGCAGTATCACTTTTTAATGCCAGGTACTAGACTGAGGAATGGGATAGACtgcactgcatttttaaagtagCATGACAATCAACATACTTGAGAAACATTTTAACACTGTACATTACAACAAACTATTTAGCTCACTTCTACACAAGTCAGCAAAAAGCGAGGTGATCCCACATGACATGGCAGTTGCAAATTTAAAATGAGAGTCACAGtctaaagcaaaaacaaaaacatctccAGAACTCCTATTAAAAAGGAATTTAAcatacacgcacgcacacgcgccCACACAGGCGAAAATCTTGAGGTTTTACTTATTGCTCTTACACAAGTCTGTGAGCAGGCAAGTGTCTGGATCAGAAATTAGGTCAAACATGCATTTCAGCAGGCACTAAAAGTACAGGATATTCATACTAACAAAACAATGCACTCTGCTACGTAATACAGGATGGTATTCTGCTAATATAATACTTATGTCATTAATACCAGATAAACTCCAGGTCTGCCTGTTGCGTAATACATTATGCAGTGTGGTATTTTAACCTAATTTCTGATTTCTCTTTCGTACTGCCCTCTCCGCAtaggcacagacagcagcagccttCCGGACAGCCATTCTCTGCGACACCAAAGGGAACCCTCCACCTCAAGAGCTCACGGCAGGCATTGCACAGCCAGGATGAGGTTAACGCAATTAATACTGTACTCCTGGGACCTGCTCTTTGACCGCCTTGCATTTTCCTGCAGTCATTCACGACTCTGACAAATGCAGAAGTTGGTGTAAAATGCTTCAGTGTTGTTCTCAGAGCATCTTTCAGCTATGCTCCACCCTCCTGGTACAAGTTACCACTAGGGGATAAGGCAGTAGAGGGTTGAATCCTGTACCTGGTCACTTGTCTTAAGAGTCTTATAAAGGCAAGATTTTTTCGTGAACTGGCCTTCCTTTATACAACAAGCAGTGTAGTATGGATGTCAACAGAAATCTGGCTACCTAGTGGTGACAAGAGATTAACAAGGTCAAAACACACGCTTTTGGAATTACTGTTGTTCCCTACCGCAACCAAATCAAACATGCTGCTGAGAGGTGTCAGTGTATTACAATACTTATAAGTCAGGTTCAAGGCATACTGCACATGGGCCTTACACGAAAAAGGCATTGAACATATGTTATCTGAGGATAGTTGGTTTTTTTGCTGTGCTATGCATACAAATGACAGTAGATAAAAATCAGCATAATGTACTTAATTTCCTCTCCATACATGACCTTACATACCCCATGAGGATTAAGCACCATATATGCTATTCTTCAGTTaacagaaaacaaggaagaaaatggtGGTTTcgcagaaggaggaggagaaatctaGCACTAAGGAAGAGGTATGTTCTCAACAGGGAGTTCTAGTTGAGAATAATGTTTATTGTGAACCAAAAATTTGATTTGGTGACATAATCACAAAACCACCAACTTCTACAGGACTAACTTGGACACTGTACGGTCAAAATTGTTTCCTGGTGTTATAACATGGCATTGAGCAATCTCAAATCAATTCAGAAGGAGCACTAGCAGCAGAAAAGAGAACATTCTTCAGGCAGGTTATGCCCAAGCAACTATTCACACtttgtacttgcaaaagaatcaGTGCAAATCAGTAGCTTTTTCTGCCTCATTAAAGATCTGTGTCATGTGCCCCTTGATCTGATCCTTAAATCTCACAAATTTGAGCTTTCAGACTTGCCAGATAGTCAAATTCACATTGAGCTCTACTTTACTTCACAAGCAGTTCTACGAAAGCTAGTGGGACTGCTTATGGCATGAGGCGCTACTGAACTGAAGTACAGGAATTTGGCTCTTTCCAAGCAATGAACTGCAAATTACTGAGGGCTTATTGGCATTCACAGGTGAAGGGGAATATTTTGCTGTCCTCTTTCACATCAGTCCATATGTGCATATCTGTCCATACATCCCAAGATTTACATCACTGAAATGTGAAAAGGGCTCAGTTATGCTCACGTACACATTTTGACACCAGGACAGCCACAGTGATTTAGGAGGGGTAGCACAACCCAAGGAGAGGCTTAGGTTGGCCTGGCCTCTGCTCCCAGCTTTGTCACCACCTGCTATTAAATGATGGCACAGAACAGACCTCGGTCTCTGTCCAGATGGTGAGCCTTCCTCAGGGTAACCTCTCTTTTACACCATCCATGGGTACACAGTTGCACCTCTTAGGAGAGAGGGAGGTAAAACAGGTCTGaagttcttaaaacaaaacaaaatcgacctctggaaagaaaagaaaatgaagaacaatTTGCTATCACGTCCTCGCAGGAAGGAATCCTAGGACTTCTCATGACCCACATCTTCACTAATCCCTGTGAAGGCCAGATCCTTGGGAAGGCCTGCTGACAGATCAGAGGTAAAACAGCATGTCCAACGTTTACCATTCAAAGGCATCCTTCATGCGAAGCCAGGTAGGCAGAAATGTTTTGGCTGCATTTTTAGGTGTTCCTCCTAGCTCACTTTGCTTCCCTGCTTCGATCCTCCATCAAATAAAACAATTTGGAAGTGCCGCTTCCCTATAggtgagaaaaaaatggaaaaaagaaaacagagagagacagagaaaggcaaaaacaCACCACGGAACAAAATGATTGCTTGtaaagtatttccttttaaaaactatTGTACAACTTTCTAACTTAGTCTAATTAATATGCAATTTAAAACATATAAAATCCCTTACCAACTAAATGATTTCTTGTTTTTACAAGTCTCCCTCCCCCCCATTAAAAAATAGTGTCCGTGTGGATTGCTACTGAACACCTTTTACTGAGTCACACACCAATTCTCTCTTTAATTCTACATAGAGCAATTTTGATTTTAATCTACTGTGTTTAGAGAAGAGCTCATACCATATACTTTACAGTATAACCAGCTACATAGATGTCTTTAATTTTGTAATATGACAAAAATCATTGTAAATTACAGTCCCTTTGATAAATGATTATGGTGATGCATATAGTCCTCCTCAGTGCTGTTACCATCAGACACCCGACACGATTTTCTCCACACATTGCTGAGAGGCCTCACATTCCACCTTTTGGGATTGCCACTGGACTAACAAAGAGCTGTCCCTGTGTCAAGCGTTCTGTAGTAATTGGTCAAAGCTGCAGCGAATTGTCTCACTTGATCTCACCACCATCACCTACCCAACCCCTGGATTGGCCCACGAAGAGTACTCTGAGAGCAGCCCCTCCTCAGCCGCACGAAATCACTGTGAAGCGCTTGGAAATGCACGACATGTTGTGGAGGACGATGCCCAGGAGAAAGACCAAGACGCAGGCCACCAGGATCACAGTGCACACCCCTGACCAGGTGGAGCTTTTCACAACGCCTCTCCTGTCTTGCTCCTCAGCACCGACCTCCGGGGGGATGTCgccctgcaggggctgctgctctgctgggattGTCACCACCGTCAGGGACttctgctggctgccgggcaggAGGCGGCAACCAATGTCTCCTGGCAAGAGCGCTCTCTCCTTGGAGAGGGGCAAGGGCAACATGTAGCACCCATTGCTCGGGAGTTTGATGAAGACCGGCGTGTGCTCTGAGGTGTGGGGGATTGCAATTACAGCAATGACCTCGGGATCATCAGGCAGCTGCGACACAGAATACCCCGGTGGCAGCTTCGTGATCCCGCGGCACCAGGGACATCGCAGGTCCTTCTGGCTGGTCCTCATCTGCTGCAGGCACACTGAGCAGCAGGTGTGCTTGCAGTCCAGCAACTTGGGCCGCCGGCGGGGGCTGTAATAATTGAAACAGATCTGACATTCCAGCAGAGAGTCCTGTGACAGCGTCTCCATTGCGGCCCGTGCAGGCAGACACCCCAAGCCTTGCAACAAGTTTCACCACGGGGCCCAGAATCTGGGGGGCAGCTCTCTTCTTTCCACAACTACTTCCCCCACCAGAGAAGGGCAACGGTTAGGAAAACTTCAGGAAAACCTCTGACTTCAATCTTCCAGTATCTGagatgaacagaaaaatataagTGAACAGGTTACTTAAAggaactaaagaaaataaaagtctaGCTGATAGGAAATAAAAGCTAGAATTGTCTTCATAATGTAGCCGAAAGATTACATTTGCAACTCACAAGTATGCATTACTCTACTAGCATTGCAAAATTATTTAGTGTCAAActttcacagcagccttcactAGATCTCTCTTCTTTTTTGCAGTTACAAAATCACTAACATCACCTGTCTTCCACCTGCAGTTGTTTATACCCATAAAATCAGAGGCTACAGTTCATGAAGCAGGTCCCTCAGTATCTACCTCTTGTCATATTTTCAGAGCTTTTCAACCCTTTCTGCACCTTAGCAATTGTTCTCATTTAATCCTTTAAACCCCTA
This Dromaius novaehollandiae isolate bDroNov1 chromosome 2, bDroNov1.hap1, whole genome shotgun sequence DNA region includes the following protein-coding sequences:
- the RNF152 gene encoding E3 ubiquitin-protein ligase RNF152; amino-acid sequence: METLSQDSLLECQICFNYYSPRRRPKLLDCKHTCCSVCLQQMRTSQKDLRCPWCRGITKLPPGYSVSQLPDDPEVIAVIAIPHTSEHTPVFIKLPSNGCYMLPLPLSKERALLPGDIGCRLLPGSQQKSLTVVTIPAEQQPLQGDIPPEVGAEEQDRRGVVKSSTWSGVCTVILVACVLVFLLGIVLHNMSCISKRFTVISCG